TTTCGCGTTCTGCTCCGAGATTCAACACTGACATCAATGCGGAGGACCCTGTTCAGGAAAGAGCAATGAGTTTTCACAGGTAAAAACAACTGCTGTCAGCTGGACGCTGCAAAGTATTGTATCCTATTACAGAAATTACCTTTTTACTTGTAGTCCAGCGTGTTCTCAGGTGTGTGAATAACAGTACTGAACAAAACGATTTGATGTCGCTTTCTACGAGTACTTCGTCACCTACATTTTGGAGttgtcaataaacttctcttttttttttttgaacagttTGTCAAGCAAAttgtcactgctgccaagtgACAGTTCAAAAACATTCTTGCATTGCCATGTAGCCCTAATTTTAAATTTGCCAATTAATTGATGTTCATTTGTCGCCCACATTTATGAGTCCGTGAAGAAATTTATGTTcatgtttttctttagttttctaTCTCTTGTTCGTTTTGTGCTAAATTTACAGTAGCGTACCCTGCCTATCACGTGGCTATCTTTCCAGCTATGTTTAGCGTTACCTATGGAACTTCATGCAGTTGTGTGTCTGGTTTGCTTCAAGAAGCCGTGGTCTGAAGTTTCACATGTGCTTTTGAAGTGATGACATCTAAAGTATTATGTAGTCTCTTCACTTATTTGCATTACAGTAAAATGTGGCCTGTGAGATCACTAAAGTATTGAACTCTTTCGGCCACAGTATGTCGTATTTTCATTAAATTTGGGCAATAATAAACTGGTGGTGAGTGCACAATTGTTTCTTTTTAAAATAAgtgtacaaaaagaaaaagagatatgAAAAGCATTCATAGGTACAGGCAAGGTCAAAGAGCCATGCAATACAGGTTCGAAAAAACAATCGAATAGCAGGCTGGTTTTATTGCGTAGGCATTAATGCTTCTAGCATTATGTTGGTGGTTGCATACTCTAGTTCGGGGAACAGAGTAGAAATGCGAACTGCCTGTTCACATGCATTCAGCCAAGCGGCGCAACCGCAATCCTATGTCTGTGGCCATGCCATTGAGATGCAGAGCAGTGCCGCTGGAGCCACTCTTTTTGACTACACGGTGCATGCGAGCTAATTAAGTTCTTGAATGGTTGCGATAAAGTGACCAAACTCTCAAGTTCAGATGGAGTTGGATTGTAATTTTTATGGAAGCAGATTAACATGCTaacattgatgttttttttttacttcataaaGTTCTTATCTTGCAAAAGCATTGCATTATAATTACAAAATGATAAATTGAGCTTAAGTGAGATTTATTGATATTTTGCAGTGAATTATGAAGGAAAAGAAACTAGAAGTGAACAAAATCGAGCATTGAGTTTCTAGGCTAAAATTTTTGCGTACACACAAATTTGCATTTTCAGCCCTGCCAAGTGAAGGGCAATAATGCTTGGTAATGGAACTTTCTGCCTTATCAGCCTCACCCACAAATTATTTGTACGTGttactgcaaccttcatgtatcACAGCTTCATGTTCAACTACTGTTGAAATTGGTGCAtttatttttaatttcttttACTATTTACTTTATTAGGTGTATTAGATAGAATGTGAGCTCTTTGCAATAACCTCTCACACAGGCCATGTCAGACACATGGGGCAAGTGTTGGCATATGCTTTAATTGTTCTGTGCATAGCAGCTATCGGTAGTCTGTAGGTCTATACACAAGCACTGTGGTGTGAGTGGGGGTTTGTGTTTTCATTGAAATGGAACAAGGCCTGCTTTCATTAGGGACATTTAGCATGTCGAGTAtcttataaaaaaaacaaaacaattgtgCAGGTTTTTGGACAGTGAACACTCGCTGtcatggcaacaggtggcgctgatgaacgctcccacatttaaatgcacatatataccctataatgTGGACAGGGGAGGAGGGGTGGGTGGCCGCTAttgtagctgagtggtagagcatcgaatgtgtTATCTGAAAGGTGCTGGTTTAAATCCTGCAAGGTATCTTTTTgggtacttttctttcttcacatttacattacaattacttctaatcacattccctatactttcccgGACATTATTGTCTCTTAGTTTTCATTAATAGTTATTGGACTGCTTTTTTGCCTGTGGATGATGATGCAATCACCAAACCTCCGCTATTTTGGCCAATGGCGTGCCCCTGTTTTGATACAAGGATTGTATGGGGAAGGTTCCTACTTGCATGAGTGAAGAGCATTGCTGCATAATGGTACTGCTGGTACGACTGTTACTGTTCACATACTCACCTCATGTTACCCAGTAATCTTCAAACACCCAGTCTGCTTACTAACCGAAAATATTCTGCATAGTAGTCATTGTAGGCAACTTTCAgaggaaaataaaaaagcctcATTAAATGATGCCATGTCAATCCGGGAGACTCCCAGATTTTAAtcgtttcttccgtttgtacggttgtcataaAAATCTCCCGAAAAtagaaatttctgtgcgtgatctggccgcattgacaaaaatgcaggccGGTCCGCTCCAGGCTTTTTGCGAGCCCACCGCATTTGATTCAAATTTAGGTCTTTATCTAAACATACAGTATTCTTAGTGATGCAAAACCATTACAGATACGAATTGGCGAAATTTCCCAGCCAAATTCCACTGTGTCCGTTGGGCCAAAATTTGAATGTTTCGAACACTTTTACTAATCACAACATGTCATATTGTCACGAGACTTCAAAAGTGCAAGGGGCTTTTAATGAGCCAGCTCTTGAGATGTAGCCAGCTCTTGAAAAGTGCTTCCGTCGCGGCTGGATCTTTAGCGAAGAAGACGCACGcaatcttcttttctttttcagggTGAGAGCCGCTCTTGTTTTCAACCCAATACATGCAGGTGGCAATATGAACTTTAGTATTGAAATCGTTGAACGAAGGCTGATCGAGAGCAGCGTGTTCGAAGCTTCAAAAGTAAGCGGGCGACCAGCGCACGCACTGTTCTCTACATTGTGTGTGGTGGTTGCCATAACTGCTGTGGATGAAACCGCAGTTGTTCCTGACAcaatcatgtatggcgacgatgTTACTGACAGAGCTCCGAAAGTGTGCACATGTCCAAcgctcgaccagtcaaagcagTGCTGCTTTCCGAAAACTTGTAGACAGTACCACGGCAGATATGATCATAGGTAGCATGTGATCACAGGTAACGCACACGGATTGAAATCAGAACTATAGTTTGCCTCAACCGCTGCGCACAAAACCGTGGTCGCGGTGACACGATATCGATCGACGAGCTCTGAGAGCACGTGGCTAACGCAGAGGTAGATTAAAGGCAGTAaagatgtaagaaaaaaaaaaaaggctagaagcgttTTAGCGTTTATGCCCAAAGAACCTAGTAGcgagcaaagccaaagctttgacTTGTGCTTTCGTGCCAGCCAGCTGCGCCAATCTCGTTCGTTCATGTGTGTCCCAGGGAGACATACGCAAATTGTTTTTACGGAAATAAATattgctagttgttttgatggCGTGAAATTTTTGGCGTATTCGTGCTCCCCCATCCGAGactcaccttagtgggaaacctGCCTCATGTGTTCGACCACTCGAAGCCATCATAACACTGCAACGCCGATGTTAGCGCTTGCTATTGGGACCTTaccccctctctctttttttctgcgaTTTTTTTTGTGCCAAAAAATGGTGAAAAATAATTCAGCGCGCCGGCCTTCCCCTTGCCCCACATTGCGAAAATCTCCCttattcagaatccttgaacttggcaggtatgcatggCTTTATTTTTTGCTCACGAGAACATGGCTGTTATGCGTGTTTACAGTTCTTTTTAATAAAGCTGTGTATATTCAGTGGGGAAAGTGCTACAGATGCTTGCCACATGCAGAGGCAACCGTAGTTATTCTTGGCGAATATTTCAGCGTAAGCAGTGGCACACAAGAACTGAATAGATACCTGTTTCATGTTGAATATTTTACCTGAAGTAGTGGTACACAAGAACTGGATACTAGATACCTGTTAACAGCACGACATCGGAACTTTGCATTCATGGATTGAGTAGACCCTTGTGAGCACACTTGGTGGTAGGGCCCAGAAATGAGCTCATGCGGAACTTACTCGAGAGTATGACCAGCAGCTTTTAGAAGGGTGTGAGTAGTCGTGTGTGCAAACAAGTGTGCGGCACTTTTGGGTGGTTGCAGTTCGAAGCAGTGCTTTCTGTTATGCAGTAGCCATGTATTGTTTGAACGAGTGGCTCATTAACTGTCCTGTCATCATTGCCTTGTAGGTACCAGCGACACAAGAAGCTTCGTGAGAAAGCCGAGGCGGAAGGGACTGTCGAATCGAACTCCAACCTGGACTCGCCAAAGGTTATTCTGGTCAGACTCCGAGGCAGCGACGAGAAAGAATCGAGCAGTGATGTCACTGTCGTTTCAGAAACTAGACCCCGCAGACCGGTGCCCATAATCTTGGCGAGAGGCAAGAACCGTAATCGCGGAGATAAGGATGTAGGCGAATCGGCGGACACTGACGACCGTGCGCAGAAGGAAGATGAGAATGCTTGGAGTGAAAAGGTAGGGGATGGCGAAGGAAGCGAGAACAGTGGTGACAGGATCTGCAACATAGATGAAGGAAGCGACCCAGAGACCACAGACGAGGAAACCACGAATGCCAAAGCGGGTGACGAGAACCCAGACGTTTTCGAGTGCAACTCTTTGGGCGAGCAGATCACCAAAAGTGGCAAAGACTGCGTGCAGTTGCCCTCGCTGAAACCACAGAATGTGGTCGATGACAGCAACGACATTATTGAAGTGGACCGCCAGACTGTTGCAGAGATTGCTAGGGAAGACGACGAGCCCCTCGTAGTGGAAGAATCTCTGCACAAAAAAGGTACTGAACGAGGAAACCTAAAGAAGTCTGCTTTTCTTGTCATTGTTGATTCTATTACTGGGATGAGGGAACCCCTGTTATGTATCTACCAGTTGATGGTAATTCAGATGCTCCTAGCAGAGCCTTTAGAGAAAACTAAACTAAACTAGTCATAATAAGCAGGATAAGTCATATTCATTTCTTGAAATGTGACGCAGTTAAGTGTAaacttttttccttttgtttcttCGAGATCTTTCTTGTGTTTGGTTTCTTTCACTCCCATGGTACGTGGTCGGTagagaattttgcttttttgtgtgtgacacAAATGTGAAAAGCAGCATCAGATAGTTTGGCTTTTAATTTTCTTGTTCAGTGACAACACTTAGGTTCTTACTATGAACAGGTCATGAATGTTATGCTGATGTCATTGGTTTTGGGCCAGGAGATGCCATATGTCTGTCAGGTCACGTAGTGCGAATCGTTTGTTGGCTCTTATTGAAGTCGTCGGCGTCTCAAGATGTTGCTACCAAAACCAGTGTGCGAGCCTATGTTGCTGATATGCCGTAGATGATGATGCATAGATTAAGACATTTTTCTAAAATGTGGAATCTACGCACTGACATGGCAATTATAATCAtatgtacagccgcggccacgtctgtttAGAGCACGTGAGGAGCCGGTTTTCGCTCTGTGGAGTgaaacctcgaggcagtttcgggctctgaagtgctgcATCAGTAGCATGTGCGTCCTAGCTGTCAGGCTGACCACATCAAAGCCCGAAACCGCCTCTAGGTTTCGCCCCATGGAGCGAAAACCGGCTCCTCACGCGCTCTACACAGATGTGGTAGCAGCTTTACCTAGTGCAAACTGGCTGGATATGAGAATCCAGTGACACATTTATAAAATGCATTAATTTTTAATCACCTGCTGGCCACATTATGCTCTTGTCTCTGTTTCGGCTCCCATTAGTGCTTTTTAGATTAATATTTTTTTAACTGCGGCTCACTGTAATCTCTGGCAGCTCACACTTCGCTGGCACTCTGGGCATAAGTGTCGGCTGATGCTATGTCAATCAGTTGTGTAGAAAGATATCTATTTGCTTATAATGTTTTTACTAGTTGATCTGGATTCAAATTTGATGCTCTGTGGTTGTGGAAGCAATTTTCACTGGTTCATTTAGAGGGGCTGCCACTTCTTACTGCTCGGTTTGATCGGGTTCCTCCGACTTGCTCCACCACTTAGCTTTGGCCTCTGTCAGATATGAGGGGATAAGTGCACGTCGATTTGATTTTCGTGTCATACCTGTATTTAACATTGCGCCTACTTTGCTGTGGGAACATACAGGGTGAGGGTTGGGCACCATCGCTGAAGCCATTTATTGTGATGTGTGTGCACAAAATATTTGAGCAGTTCCCTGCACAGCATTAGCTCCCTCTGCTGCTTAGTTTTGTAGTTTTCGATGGATGCAGTGCGAGTGCTTGCTCCAGGGTTTCGACGCCCGCACCAGATTGTCCAATAAAAAGCGCCATCAGCTGATCGATAGTACACCTGCTGGGACAGAAAAATCTGCATATGACATCTTCCTTTTCGCACTTTACTGCATTTTACATATTACCATATAGTTGTGACTGTGAAGAAGTGTGAAGAAGGCTGCAGTGAGATTGGCAAATTGGACGAACCTGTGCCTGGCAAGTAAGCACTCGGAGGTGCAAGTAATGTGAAGTGCTGGGCCGTGCCCCCACAACTGGAGGCAGAAAGTAGCATCCTTTTTCTATATTCCTTTTTCCCAAAaccactctctctctctagctGACAGTGGCaagaacctgtttttttttatacatgAATGATAAAAAGTTACAGCACTATTGCTGGGGCTTATGCTGGCTTCAGAACAAGTGTGATTGCTACTGTAATTCACGCAGTATTATCACAGTAGTCAAAAACAATGCAAAATATTCCAAAATATTGTGACACATCTTACGCCGAATGGTGATAAGTGTCTTGGGGGAGGGGTGAAATCTAGTCACATCAAAATAAAAAGTAAGCGTGTGATAATATATGGAAGTACAAAACAGTTGATGGTGCATTTAGAGCACCAAGTGGTGCCAGGCTCTCAGCATTGCATATTTGGTCTCTTCCCTAACTGCCAGGAAGCGAAGAGGCTGACGACACTCAAGGAGGATCCACCTCAGCGCTAGTGGGGAACGAGAAGGACACTGATGGCAGTTCTGAAGAAATATCAGTCACGGACCAACGAGACGAGAAGGAAGAGGGGCCACTCGAGATTGACCTGTCTGCACCGGAGGCAAGCTCAGAAAATTCCGTTAAGATGGCAATACCTGAGGAGCAGAAGGACAGCAAAGCAGGCCTGCTTGAAATAAACCTTTCAACTAGTGAGACTCCCACTGGCAGTGCCGATCAAGCGAGCCCGGGCAAGCAGGAAGGCCAACATGCAGTGAAGACTCGACGGCACGAGGAGGGAGGCACTATTGGCAGTGACGACGATGAAGTTGAGTTAGtaaatgctgacgccggtgacgAGCCTGAAGTTTTCTCAACTGAAGACCCATGGCCTATCATGGAATCGCTGCAGCTTCTATTTGAAGAGGCAAGTATGGTGGCGTTATGCTCAGTACATGGATTTCATTGCATGCATGCATCAGCGCGCATAAAAAGCGTTAGTGTACTTGTGTATTTTTTGCATTTGCCTGTGTGCATTTTGCATAATAATGTGCTATGTATATGCCACCACTGGAGGCATAACCTCTGGTTGTATAACTGTCAGTGCCAGTTAATGGAAGATCTTTATgccagccacccccccccccccccttttttttttttcaaattttataAATAAATCACCATGATGTCAGTTCAAGTTTGGTACAATATTAACTTAAGTTTTCTTGTGAGTGCTAACCTTTATCGTTTTTCAACTTCATCTTTTGAAAAGCTGTCATTTGATTTGAATAGAACTGAAGTGAAATTCTAACTGCTGAGAAGCACTGTTTAATGCAACTTCTTTGTGGACAGTTTCAGTCATATGCGCGAGCTCTGGTGATAATAATTGATGGAATTTAATGTCCCAgtatcaccatatgattatgaaagagagcatgtcgtggagggctccagaaatttcgaccacctgggagtcgtgcacctaaatctaagcacacaggccttgAGCGTTTTGGCCTCAATCGAAAAAAGCTCTGGGGACTTTTATTATCAGTGAGCTCTAACTGTTATGTAATTTTATCTTTGTCTGCTCCCTCTTTCATTGTTCCTTTACCTACAACAGGTCAAGTTTGATGACATACTTCTTGAGATGGTGAATGGTATTCATCTGATCTCCTTCCCTTTTGTATTGTTGTTGTTGCAGGCCTACTTCCTCTCTTATGGCTTGGGGTGTCTCATTGTTAAGGATGGGGATGAGGTAAGTCATAACCATATAGAACATTttgttaataataatatctgggtttTGGTATTGcaagaccacgatatgattatgagggacactgtagtgaagggctttggaaatttcgaccgtctgaagctctttaatgtgcactcacATTACACATTACATGGGCCTCTACGATTTCACCTCCGCTGAAATGCAATCGCCATAgccgggatcgaacctccaactttcagttcagcagccaagcaccatgACAACTGATCCACCGTGGCGATTAGTACATTTTATTGGTGCGTTTACTGGAATTATTCTGTCTATTTAGGTGGAGGAATCGTCCCGAATCGAAAAGAAAATGCCACAGTTTCATCACAAGGGCAAAGCAATCAGTGCGGTATGGGACTTTAATACGAGGTAATGCTAGCAGCTAACTCCTTTCACGTCCGTCCTGGCGCAACTTAACAAAGCTTTGGTGTGAAGAATTATGGGTGCTGCAGTGAATGAGGCATCCTTTGTGCTGTTCATCACTTTGTAGAGCAGGGAGATGTGATGGCAGCTGATGAGGCCATGCCACTGGTGCTGTTTTATTGGGACACACAAGAGTGTAGGCTAGAGACACAAGCGATTGCAGCTCATGTGTTCAGGCCATCCAAGAGTCAGAACATTCTAACCATAGTAAAACCTCGTTCATTGGAAGTCACTGAGATCGTGACAAATCTTCAAATTAAGTGAATTTTCGAATGAACAGAACATacacaaaaagtgggatgcaaagAACTTGAACTTTTATAATAATGCAGGGCTCAACGTTTGCTGTGCTGActagttcgcggctgcaaagattatgttttccagcaataccaaatcacagttttgctgcaaaaaaaagggggggtggaCGTCTAGCCTCGCTGCCGCaatcgaaacaaaacaaaacatcgTGATCAACTGAATTGCACGCCTGCAAAAAATAAGACATTTTCATTGCAGCGCTGTAGTGCCACGTGGGCAGCATGTTGTCTGCACTTCGCTGCGccagcacgtcatgatgcgaccaCCCGCCCATTTTTTTTAGTAAAATAGAAAATTTAACAATGAACAGTGGGACGAAATTCGGGatgttttggttggaaaacataaTCATTAAAGCTTCCGAACTGAGTTTCTGAAGTAAGTGTAGCAGGCAAGAACTCTGCCAGCAGTGCGAGTAcgcaaattgctggagcaactgGCATTCAGAGGTTCGCCTACATCACGAATTCTGCCAgactgtcctttattaatttctttatattctcggaaagaatgggtaaatcatgaCGCGCTGATGTTGCAAGATCCTTGCAACATGCTGCCCGTATGTCACcgctgtgctgcagtgaagcACATTTTATTTCCCGCAGGGGGGCGGAGGAGCGCAGAATTTCAGTTGATCACAAGATCGTTcttttttacaatttttttatgCTGGAAGTATCGAGGCCGGGGTTTTGAGCTGCCACTCAGCATATCGCTACAGTATATTGCCTATTGGCTTTTATGGGCTGTCGTGTCCGCGGTTTTACGGCGAAATTGGGATCGGGAATTGGTACACTGATCTCAATGTTTTTGAATTAAGCGGACTGGTGCTGACCGCCACTTCAAATCATCTGCTCAAacttacatcacaatatataggACTGTTGAACTACTTCAAATTGAGTGGTATTTTGAAATAACTGAGTTCGAAtgaacgaggttttactgtacctCGTGCCACCACAAGCCACGCAGCGGCTTTCTTTTTCCCTGGCAAACTGGCTGCGAGTGAGGCGGCGCTACAAGTATGCAAGAAGGTAGAAGCAGTCTCTCGATGTTGGGTCATATAAGGTGCATTTGGCTGCACATGGTCACTAAATGTACACAGTTCCTGCAAAAGCCTTGCAGCACCCCTTCCAGGACACCCCTTCCACTTGAATCTTGCACCTGACTGAAGACTGCTGGGGTATTTCGTCTTTGCTTGAGCAGCGATTGTTGTCTGTCCTCGCATGCTTTCACTTGCACATAGAATGTACGACACCTGGAGTAATGCTATTGGCCTCGAACTTTATGGAACCTCACGGTGTCGGCAAAAGTGCACCTGGAGTACCCCCCATAGTTTGTCTTGCAATGAGAGGAACAAACTAATTGTCCGAGTTTGTTGCGATTGTTTGTTGTTCTAGTCTTAGGCTTCTTTAAAACAGTGTCACTTTGTGTAAATTATTTTCTGTTAGCAATGGTGAAATGAATGGATTGTGTGACTGTGTCATGTCAGCTGCTGTCGTAAAGTAACTTTATGTCTAAATAGGCCAGCTGACTGTGAAGACAATAAAATTATATGGTATGTAGATCATGGTTAAACGAACTGATAAAGCATATACAGTACAGCCTAATGGACACCTCATTCTTATTATTAGGCTCTCTGGGAAACTATAATATGGCTCAAGGTTTTCGATACACTAAAATATTGTATGCTGTGTTGATAAATTCTGCAGCAACACTAAAAAAGTAGCATGCCTTGTGATAAAACTGATTGGAAAATGTAGGCTGAATGTAATACAAGGGTCGACTCCTGCAAGTACTCATCATGATGAATAGTAGAGCAGTTTTGTGAGGATGTTGAATGCGGTGCAAAAGGTAGCAAAAGGTACCAACCCAGTTCGCCGGTCATGGGAGAATTTGATGCGAAAGTAGGAAGAAAGCAGGAAAAACATGAAAGCAAGAAGGGACATGAAACATTTCTCAGGAAAGGCGGATCACTCGTACAGGAGTGCAACTGCTGCGCAAATTGTGCCAATTTGATACGATTCTCGATTGTTTTGCCGAGCTGCGCCAAAACCATGAAACTTGCTGAAATTGGGCCACGCTGCTCCAAAATGTCgagccagcctcaaaattttttcATGTGCGCTAATTTCGGTGAGAAGTGCAGGCCATGCCGGCCACTTGCAGTTTGCGCCATCAGTCAAAGTGCGCAGACCCTaattatagtgcctagaatatacttaaaaTATTCTTGGCACCCGCCCTATGCGATTGACCACATAAAGTAATAACGCTGCGTGCCCATCGGTTCGCTGACCACAGTGGATACCTATCGGCGGGACGACGGAACTTCTAGGCAAAAGCGTTTTGCTGTCTATCAACCATTCGCGGGAAAAGTAAATTTCTTAGCCTGAAAACACGGCTACGGCTTTTTAGGAACTGAAGCTGGAAGCGCAGGCCGTGTTTTCCTCGCGTAAAGAAGCTCAACGTGCTGCAAATGCCAGCGTTGCCAGCAATCACATTGATTGCCTTAGTAGTGGcccataaaacttttttttttctatgttggaGTTGTGTTGTCGCAGCCACAGTCCTGGCGAAAGATATTTGGTACCATCGCCGGGCCAATGAGCGCGCGCACcattgttactttacctggtcgatCTCGCGCCTTGCAAGGGAGCTGAAGGGGCACCTAAccccacaataaaaaaaaaagggggggggggggaagtgggaGGGTTGTAATTGTTAGAAAGATTCTTGGCTTTAGTTTTATTGCTGCTTGAGCCACATTCACTGCAGTACGCCGTTACCGGTGCCCTGCGAAAAAGCGTGTGGAGATTTAGAAGGGGCTGTTAGCGTTATTGGGACACTGCACATTTTGCTCAGTTACTTATGCGTTTGTACGCCACATAATTATGAGTACCAGTATAATCACTGATGTCTAAGGaagctactggcaatcatttcAAGCAGTGTATGAGATTACTGCttcactaaaaaataaaaaactatATTGTGCGCCAGTTTCTTTTTTAGCCAACCCCTACTCCTCTGTTTTACGAACCTCCCAAATTTCAAGTTGCGAACTTAGAAAATGATATTTAAattcgcagagtctgtcaaaCAGTTTGAAAGGTGCAGGAAATACTCATATGGGCTTTATCATTGTTTGCGCAGTGGCTTCGTTCAAAAAACGGCTTTCCTTGAAATAGCAGTTTTCATGTTTACACTACAGGATTTAGGTGATGTTGCATGGct
The nucleotide sequence above comes from Rhipicephalus microplus isolate Deutch F79 chromosome 2, USDA_Rmic, whole genome shotgun sequence. Encoded proteins:
- the Tsen2 gene encoding tRNA splicing endonuclease subunit 2, yielding MAAVLFEIKKKSRSPATKKSPFPLVFHLGTDKSSVVTWHICRGVLKPDGVEVTSQEDMKILYHMGYFGKGTLSRSAPRFNTDINAEDPVQERAMSFHRYQRHKKLREKAEAEGTVESNSNLDSPKVILVRLRGSDEKESSSDVTVVSETRPRRPVPIILARGKNRNRGDKDVGESADTDDRAQKEDENAWSEKVGDGEGSENSGDRICNIDEGSDPETTDEETTNAKAGDENPDVFECNSLGEQITKSGKDCVQLPSLKPQNVVDDSNDIIEVDRQTVAEIAREDDEPLVVEESLHKKGSEEADDTQGGSTSALVGNEKDTDGSSEEISVTDQRDEKEEGPLEIDLSAPEASSENSVKMAIPEEQKDSKAGLLEINLSTSETPTGSADQASPGKQEGQHAVKTRRHEEGGTIGSDDDEVELVNADAGDEPEVFSTEDPWPIMESLQLLFEEAYFLSYGLGCLIVKDGDEDLDLLKLWQRFCGLHDNFPVRYCAYHHFRSKGWVVRSGAKFAADYLLYKDGPPFYHATFSVIVRSVWADTLETEPDHRLQTWPALSGLIRVNGNASKSVLLCHVIKPRVADCTTPNVLRSFKIQEILVRRWIVSEEREKKDDSS